A window of the Arcobacter sp. F155 genome harbors these coding sequences:
- the rsmD gene encoding 16S rRNA (guanine(966)-N(2))-methyltransferase RsmD gives MKNNKPTTKIIAGKYKGKVLELPSLDVTRSSKARLKESLFNVLQFDIIDKVFVESFAGSGSIGLEAISRDAKKAYFVELDKNSYRCLTNNCKAVEPQKCQTFFGDTFSQTPAILDSLKNSEDEIVLYVDPPFDYRDGMEEIYEKSFDMIRNIVNENIYLIVIEHVSTLEIPETLGKFTLQRTKKFGKSSLSYFESSEA, from the coding sequence ATGAAAAACAATAAACCAACTACAAAAATTATTGCAGGAAAATATAAAGGAAAAGTATTAGAACTACCTTCACTTGATGTTACAAGAAGTTCTAAGGCAAGATTAAAAGAGTCACTTTTTAATGTTTTACAATTTGATATTATCGATAAAGTATTTGTTGAAAGCTTCGCAGGAAGTGGAAGTATTGGACTTGAAGCCATTAGTAGAGATGCTAAGAAGGCTTATTTTGTAGAACTTGATAAAAATTCATATAGATGCTTAACAAACAATTGTAAAGCAGTAGAACCTCAAAAGTGTCAAACTTTTTTTGGAGATACATTTTCTCAAACTCCTGCTATTTTAGATAGTCTAAAAAACAGTGAAGATGAGATTGTATTATATGTTGACCCTCCCTTTGATTACAGAGATGGAATGGAAGAGATTTATGAAAAATCTTTTGATATGATTAGAAATATTGTAAATGAAAATATTTATTTAATAGTAATTGAGCATGTCTCAACTCTTGAAATTCCAGAGACTTTAGGTAAATTTACTCTTCAAAGAACTAAGAAGTTTGGTAAAAGCTCTTTATCTTATTTTGAAAGTAGTGAAGCTTAG
- a CDS encoding ABC transporter permease — MAKVAFGLLVSLVLLVFFLPFFYTVSAYELNPSKILLAPSFEHIMGTDRLGRDIFARVLQGGQTSLIIGFLSASIASLIGLFIGINAAFFKGKVDKAIIILIDLFLTFPTFFLLLALVAYIQASILVLVIVISITGWMGMARLIRSESFAIGNQPFIKILKLANVPKTKIIFKYFAPLLAPIFLISFTFGVGGAILAESGLSFLGLGVNPPQMSWGSLLSDGKAVMDIAWWVSFFPGLMIFLITFCLMQISDYLQQKFNTKEIQST; from the coding sequence ATGGCAAAGGTGGCATTTGGATTACTAGTATCATTAGTTTTATTGGTATTTTTTCTGCCATTTTTTTACACTGTATCTGCTTATGAATTAAACCCTTCAAAAATACTACTTGCTCCTTCTTTTGAACATATTATGGGAACAGATAGATTAGGAAGAGATATTTTTGCAAGGGTTTTACAAGGTGGACAAACTTCACTTATAATAGGTTTTTTAAGTGCAAGTATTGCTTCACTTATAGGACTTTTTATTGGTATAAATGCTGCATTTTTTAAAGGTAAAGTTGATAAGGCAATAATTATTCTAATAGACCTTTTTCTAACTTTTCCAACTTTCTTTTTACTTCTTGCATTGGTTGCTTATATTCAAGCTTCTATTTTAGTTTTAGTAATAGTTATTTCAATAACTGGCTGGATGGGAATGGCAAGACTTATTAGAAGTGAGAGTTTTGCAATAGGAAATCAACCTTTTATCAAGATTTTGAAACTTGCAAATGTACCTAAGACAAAAATCATATTTAAATATTTTGCTCCACTTTTAGCACCTATTTTTCTTATTTCCTTTACTTTTGGAGTAGGTGGTGCAATTTTAGCTGAGTCAGGACTATCTTTTTTAGGACTTGGTGTAAATCCTCCACAAATGTCTTGGGGTAGTTTACTTAGTGATGGAAAAGCTGTTATGGATATTGCTTGGTGGGTTAGTTTCTTTCCTGGACTTATGATATTTTTAATAACTTTTTGTTTAATGCAAATATCTGATTACTTACAACAAAAATTTAATACAAAAGAGATACAAAGTACATAA
- a CDS encoding Na+/H+ antiporter NhaC family protein: MSSTIKSLLILAILPIALFAEGKDNAVTYGALTLLPPLVAIVLAFVTRNVIFSLFMGIFTGTFMVNIGGANIFASFFNAFVDMSGKMVGSMADSWNAGIIMQVLTIGGMIAVITKMGGPRAIAEKLAEKAKTPATAQFYTWVMGFFIFFDDYANSLVVGPIMRPVTDKLKIAREKLAFIIDSTAAPIAGLALISTWVGYELSLIKDAYETIGQPEVNAFAVFVETLPYRFYNILMLAFVFISALSLREFGPMHTAAKRAYEKGEVTNPKTDSTLMNQENSFMMPKEGVKYSIFNAIIPIAVLIVVAIVGFYINGVSGLEGDTLKAVQADPYSFASIREAFGAADASIVIFEAALLASLVAIGMGLQQKVFSLHEAIETWVYGAKALVITAVILILAWSLSAVMKELGTAQYLVTMLSDSTPQFILPTIIFVLGSIISFSTGTSYGTMGILMPLTIPLASAIGIHTGLEGTDLHSYIVLNVGAVLTGAIFGDHCSPISDTSILSSMASSCNHMDHISTQLPYALFVGFVAIVCGYLPAAFGVSVYVLLPLGLAIIYLVIRFYGKPYMNN, translated from the coding sequence TTGAGTAGTACTATAAAATCATTATTAATATTAGCTATTTTACCGATAGCTCTCTTTGCTGAAGGAAAAGATAATGCTGTGACTTATGGTGCTTTAACACTGCTTCCACCGTTGGTTGCAATTGTTTTAGCCTTTGTTACTAGAAATGTTATCTTCTCACTTTTTATGGGTATATTTACTGGAACATTTATGGTAAATATTGGTGGTGCAAATATCTTTGCAAGTTTCTTTAATGCATTTGTTGATATGTCTGGAAAAATGGTTGGTTCTATGGCAGATTCTTGGAATGCAGGTATTATCATGCAAGTACTTACTATTGGTGGTATGATTGCTGTTATTACTAAAATGGGTGGTCCAAGAGCAATTGCTGAAAAACTAGCTGAAAAAGCTAAAACTCCTGCAACAGCACAGTTTTATACTTGGGTAATGGGATTTTTTATCTTCTTCGATGATTATGCAAACTCTTTAGTTGTAGGTCCAATAATGAGACCAGTAACTGATAAATTAAAAATTGCTAGAGAAAAATTAGCATTTATTATTGACTCTACTGCTGCTCCTATTGCAGGATTAGCATTAATTTCAACTTGGGTTGGATATGAGCTTTCTTTAATCAAAGATGCTTATGAAACAATTGGTCAACCTGAAGTAAATGCTTTCGCTGTTTTTGTTGAAACTCTTCCTTATAGATTCTATAACATCTTAATGTTAGCATTTGTATTTATATCTGCATTATCATTAAGAGAGTTTGGTCCTATGCATACAGCAGCTAAAAGAGCTTATGAAAAAGGTGAAGTAACAAATCCAAAAACTGACTCAACACTTATGAATCAAGAAAACTCTTTCATGATGCCAAAAGAGGGAGTTAAATACTCGATTTTCAATGCAATTATTCCAATTGCAGTTTTAATCGTAGTTGCAATTGTTGGTTTTTATATCAATGGTGTAAGTGGATTAGAAGGTGATACTTTAAAAGCTGTTCAAGCTGATCCATACTCTTTTGCTTCAATTAGAGAAGCTTTTGGTGCAGCTGATGCATCTATTGTTATTTTTGAGGCAGCATTATTAGCTTCTTTAGTTGCTATTGGTATGGGATTACAACAAAAAGTATTCTCTTTACATGAAGCAATTGAAACTTGGGTTTATGGGGCAAAAGCACTTGTAATTACAGCTGTAATTTTAATCCTTGCTTGGTCTTTATCTGCTGTTATGAAAGAACTAGGAACTGCACAGTATCTTGTAACAATGTTATCTGATTCTACTCCACAGTTTATTTTACCAACTATTATTTTTGTACTTGGTTCTATTATCTCTTTCTCAACTGGAACTTCATATGGAACAATGGGTATTTTAATGCCTTTAACTATTCCATTAGCAAGTGCAATTGGAATTCATACTGGACTAGAGGGAACTGATTTACACAGTTATATTGTATTAAATGTAGGGGCTGTATTAACAGGTGCTATTTTTGGAGACCATTGTTCTCCAATCTCTGATACATCTATTTTATCATCTATGGCATCTTCTTGTAATCATATGGACCACATCTCTACGCAGTTACCATATGCGTTATTTGTAGGTTTTGTAGCGATTGTTTGTGGATATTTACCAGCAGCATTTGGTGTGTCTGTTTATGTATTGCTTCCTCTTGGATTAGCAATCATTTATTTAGTAATAAGATTCTACGGAAAACCTTATATGAACAACTAA
- a CDS encoding SDR family NAD(P)-dependent oxidoreductase: protein MQNIFITGCSTGIGFQTALTLKENGYKVYASARKKEDVQKLKELGFDALKVDVTIKEDITKALEYILEKDKKLDAIFNNAGYGQPGAVEDITTETLKEQFETNLFGLHEATIQAMKIFRKQGFGKVIQHSSVLGIISLKFRGAYNASKYAIEGLADTMRQEVSDNNIYISTINTGPVTSKFRENALKKFNQNVDIENSFFTPTYKKELKDRLENDKDTTPFNLPATSVANVVLKIMQTQKPKPRYYVTKATYILGFAKRVLSTSLLDKLLNRI, encoded by the coding sequence ATGCAAAATATTTTTATAACAGGATGTTCCACTGGAATAGGATTTCAAACAGCACTTACTTTAAAAGAAAACGGCTACAAAGTTTATGCAAGTGCTAGAAAAAAAGAAGATGTACAAAAACTAAAAGAGCTAGGCTTTGATGCACTAAAAGTAGATGTGACTATCAAAGAAGATATTACAAAAGCTTTAGAATATATTTTAGAAAAAGATAAAAAACTAGATGCTATCTTTAACAATGCTGGATATGGACAACCAGGAGCTGTTGAAGATATCACAACTGAAACATTAAAAGAACAGTTTGAAACAAACCTTTTTGGACTACATGAAGCTACTATCCAAGCTATGAAAATCTTTAGAAAACAAGGCTTCGGAAAGGTTATTCAGCACTCTTCTGTATTGGGAATTATTTCACTAAAATTTAGAGGTGCATACAATGCTTCTAAATATGCTATTGAAGGACTTGCTGATACTATGAGACAAGAAGTTAGTGATAATAATATTTATATCTCTACAATAAACACAGGACCTGTAACTTCAAAGTTTAGAGAAAATGCTCTTAAAAAGTTTAATCAAAATGTAGATATAGAAAATAGCTTCTTTACTCCTACATATAAAAAAGAGTTAAAAGATAGGCTTGAAAATGATAAAGATACAACACCTTTTAATCTTCCAGCAACTTCAGTTGCAAATGTTGTATTAAAAATTATGCAGACACAAAAACCAAAACCAAGATATTATGTTACAAAGGCTACTTATATTTTAGGTTTTGCAAAAAGAGTATTAAGTACAAGCTTACTTGATAAGCTTTTAAATAGAATATAA
- a CDS encoding EAL domain-containing protein, with amino-acid sequence MAILKKNIWSLFYFLIIIGLAILITSIYSTSKHIENEYIQKQKALLKTSSAAIYSTFIQQEMLLDILGEQLTQNENYKSLDKSRKILDNLLILDSPIAAFGLAKANGELYVTSSNLKDIKKLPNLLEKKETKESFKYALDKDYMVIGRTYYHKVLESLVIPIRKAIKDKSGNTIAVMTAGINVNKAFNTIPKSTLVFRELDYYNQITEIRDDSKLEVYNFPIPKENIELIKRSVEKKYKTSIEEIKNEERAISINLVRHHQKSEVLSTLKYIKRYKLWIVNQNKMENFYKDIIEESIIFAVTFFVLMLVLYYLFRIIDNFEKQKQKALYHQATHDYLTNLHNRLYLSNIFEKDFKAYKNKSFSLLFIDMDNFKSINDNYGHNYGDEVLKKISQRLQSFKKPKDVLVRYSGDEFILIVFETKKDKIKKLASDIIQRVSEPYPIDHYQFILGASIGISQYPIDGKNFDEIKRYADIAMYEAKKEKNTYCIFEDSIKHKYLKSSLIEHELKTAVENSEIYMAYQPQIDKKGELYGVEALVRWENEKLGFVPPDQFIKIAEASGLMSKLGEHIIKTSLSDIQTIQKQINKKFQLSINISVKQFMEPNFYENLFAIVEKINFDRLKITLEVTENVFIEDLDFIINLLNKIKKQNVKISLDDFGTGYSSLSLLKKLPVDELKIDKSFIDDILFDKSSESMVESIISIGKNFDMLIVAEGIESKEQEQKLTNLDCDLFQGYLYSKPLKKEDLLAYIKNYH; translated from the coding sequence ATGGCTATCTTGAAAAAAAATATATGGTCACTATTTTATTTCCTAATTATAATAGGTCTAGCTATTTTAATCACTTCAATATACAGTACATCAAAACATATAGAAAATGAGTATATTCAAAAACAAAAAGCTCTTTTAAAAACAAGCAGTGCTGCTATTTATTCAACTTTTATACAACAAGAGATGTTACTAGATATATTAGGGGAACAATTAACACAAAATGAAAACTATAAGTCTTTAGATAAATCAAGAAAGATTTTAGATAACCTTTTAATCCTTGACTCCCCTATTGCTGCATTTGGTTTAGCAAAAGCAAACGGAGAATTATATGTTACAAGTAGCAATCTAAAAGATATTAAAAAACTACCAAACTTATTAGAAAAAAAAGAGACAAAAGAGTCTTTCAAATATGCTTTAGACAAAGACTATATGGTAATTGGAAGGACTTATTATCATAAAGTTTTAGAATCTCTAGTAATACCAATAAGAAAAGCTATAAAAGATAAAAGTGGAAACACAATTGCGGTTATGACAGCAGGAATAAATGTAAATAAAGCATTTAATACAATTCCTAAATCAACACTTGTCTTTAGAGAACTAGACTACTACAATCAAATAACTGAAATCAGAGATGATAGTAAGCTAGAAGTATATAATTTCCCTATTCCAAAAGAAAATATTGAGCTTATAAAAAGAAGTGTAGAAAAGAAATACAAAACTTCAATTGAAGAAATAAAAAATGAAGAAAGAGCTATTTCAATCAACCTAGTTAGACATCACCAAAAAAGTGAAGTCTTATCTACTTTAAAATATATAAAAAGATATAAACTGTGGATAGTAAATCAAAATAAAATGGAAAACTTCTATAAGGATATTATTGAAGAGTCGATTATATTTGCCGTTACTTTTTTTGTTTTAATGCTTGTTCTATACTACTTATTTAGAATAATTGATAACTTTGAAAAACAAAAACAAAAAGCCTTATATCATCAAGCTACCCATGATTACTTGACAAACTTGCATAATAGATTATACCTATCAAATATCTTTGAAAAAGACTTCAAAGCCTACAAAAACAAAAGTTTTAGTCTTCTATTTATTGATATGGACAACTTTAAAAGTATAAATGACAACTATGGACATAACTATGGGGATGAAGTACTAAAAAAAATATCCCAAAGACTACAAAGCTTCAAAAAACCAAAAGATGTGTTAGTTAGGTATAGTGGAGATGAATTTATTCTTATTGTATTTGAGACAAAGAAAGATAAAATAAAAAAACTAGCAAGTGACATTATCCAAAGAGTTTCAGAGCCCTACCCAATTGACCATTACCAGTTTATTTTAGGAGCAAGTATTGGTATATCTCAATACCCAATCGATGGAAAAAACTTTGATGAAATAAAAAGATATGCAGATATAGCTATGTATGAGGCAAAAAAAGAGAAAAATACTTACTGTATCTTTGAAGATTCTATCAAGCATAAATATCTAAAATCATCCCTGATTGAACATGAACTAAAAACTGCCGTTGAAAATAGTGAAATCTATATGGCATACCAACCACAAATAGATAAAAAAGGTGAACTTTATGGAGTAGAAGCTTTAGTTAGGTGGGAAAATGAAAAACTTGGCTTTGTTCCACCTGACCAATTTATAAAAATAGCAGAAGCAAGTGGACTAATGTCAAAACTTGGAGAGCATATTATCAAAACTTCTTTAAGTGATATCCAAACTATTCAAAAACAGATAAATAAAAAATTTCAGTTATCTATAAATATCTCTGTAAAACAGTTTATGGAACCAAACTTTTATGAAAACCTTTTTGCAATAGTTGAAAAAATCAATTTTGATAGACTTAAAATCACCCTTGAAGTTACAGAAAATGTATTTATCGAAGACTTAGATTTTATCATCAACCTATTAAATAAGATAAAAAAACAAAATGTAAAAATCTCTTTAGATGATTTTGGTACAGGATACTCTTCACTAAGCCTTCTTAAAAAGCTTCCCGTAGATGAACTAAAGATTGATAAAAGCTTTATTGATGATATTCTTTTTGATAAATCCTCTGAAAGTATGGTAGAAAGTATTATCTCTATTGGAAAAAACTTTGATATGCTAATTGTTGCAGAAGGTATTGAGTCAAAAGAACAAGAACAAAAACTTACAAATTTAGATTGTGACTTATTCCAAGGATACTTATACTCAAAACCACTAAAAAAAGAGGACTTATTAGCATATATTAAAAACTATCACTAA
- a CDS encoding TIGR02757 family protein: MNSIKELLDKEVCNRNNNCELSYERPDPLLVASRYKDEYIILLCALFGYGKASLIVKFLDSLNFDLLNEKEEVIDKELESFYYRFQNSEDVKTIFRTFRRMRQEDSLNDIFFQSYKKENNILEALDSLILKIHKIANYSSQGFTFLVSSPLKRDKQGQIKEIGNAPYKRWMMYLRWMVRNDNLDLGLWKGIDKKDLILPLDTHTFKVSQKLGLLDRKTYDLKSAILITEKLKEFDNLDPIKYDFALYRIGQEKIID; encoded by the coding sequence ATGAATTCAATAAAAGAACTTTTAGATAAAGAAGTTTGTAATAGAAATAATAATTGTGAGCTTTCATATGAAAGACCAGATCCACTTTTAGTAGCAAGTAGATATAAAGATGAATATATAATACTTTTATGTGCCTTGTTTGGGTATGGGAAAGCTTCATTGATAGTAAAGTTTTTAGATAGTTTAAACTTTGACTTACTAAATGAAAAAGAAGAAGTTATAGATAAAGAGCTTGAAAGTTTTTATTATAGATTTCAAAATAGTGAAGATGTAAAAACTATTTTTAGAACCTTTAGACGTATGAGACAAGAAGATAGCTTAAATGATATATTCTTTCAAAGTTACAAAAAAGAGAATAATATATTAGAAGCTCTTGATTCTCTTATTTTAAAAATACATAAAATAGCAAACTATAGTTCTCAAGGTTTCACTTTTTTAGTTTCAAGTCCATTAAAAAGAGATAAACAAGGACAGATAAAAGAGATAGGAAATGCTCCATACAAAAGATGGATGATGTACTTAAGATGGATGGTTAGAAATGATAATCTTGACTTAGGTTTGTGGAAAGGTATAGATAAAAAAGATTTAATTCTTCCCCTTGATACACACACTTTTAAAGTATCTCAAAAACTTGGATTACTTGATAGGAAAACTTACGATTTAAAATCAGCTATTTTAATTACTGAAAAGTTAAAAGAGTTTGATAATCTTGATCCTATAAAATATGATTTTGCTTTATACAGGATTGGGCAAGAAAAGATTATTGATTAG
- a CDS encoding glycoside hydrolase family 3 N-terminal domain-containing protein: MVQLFKLLFVVSFLFSSLVAKENYKEEEIKKLIGRTIILGFDSFSLDTQLKNDIKKYNLGGIILFSKNYKTNEIKNIQNPTQLKALTSSIQEYSDYKMFISIDQEGGKVQRLNKNNGFTSYPTAKVIAKKSKDEIRTIYSNLADELKEYGFNLNFAPVVDLNINKDNYVINKLERSYSKDTKEVVDIAQIFIEEQKRNGIYSVLKHFPGHGSSKADSHKGFVDISNTWSKKELTPYKKLIAKNKVDFIMTAHVFNKHLDKDYPGTLSYNINTKLLREKLNFKGLIVSDDLQMKAIANHYTLKQTLELAINSGVNILVFGNQLGDTELETIVNTTYELIEEKRIPLSKIIESNRLINNLFLPNPV, encoded by the coding sequence ATGGTACAGTTATTTAAACTTCTTTTTGTAGTCTCTTTTTTATTCTCTTCTTTAGTTGCAAAAGAAAACTACAAAGAGGAAGAGATAAAAAAACTTATAGGAAGAACTATTATTTTAGGTTTTGATAGTTTTTCTTTAGATACTCAATTAAAAAACGATATTAAAAAATATAACCTTGGTGGTATAATTTTATTTAGTAAAAATTATAAAACTAATGAAATAAAAAATATACAAAACCCTACTCAACTTAAAGCATTAACTTCAAGTATTCAAGAATATTCAGACTATAAAATGTTTATTTCTATTGACCAAGAAGGTGGTAAGGTTCAAAGACTAAATAAAAATAATGGTTTTACTTCTTACCCTACTGCAAAAGTGATTGCTAAAAAATCAAAAGATGAAATAAGAACTATTTACTCAAACCTAGCAGATGAGTTAAAAGAGTATGGCTTTAATCTAAACTTTGCACCAGTAGTTGATTTGAATATTAACAAAGACAACTATGTAATAAATAAACTTGAAAGGTCATACTCAAAAGATACTAAAGAAGTTGTAGATATAGCACAAATATTTATAGAAGAGCAAAAGAGAAATGGTATATATTCTGTTTTAAAACACTTTCCAGGGCATGGTTCTTCAAAGGCTGATTCACACAAAGGGTTTGTAGATATTTCAAATACTTGGAGCAAAAAAGAGTTAACTCCATATAAGAAACTAATAGCCAAAAACAAAGTTGATTTTATAATGACTGCCCATGTTTTTAATAAGCATCTTGATAAAGATTATCCTGGAACTTTATCTTATAATATAAATACTAAACTTTTAAGAGAGAAACTTAACTTTAAAGGTCTTATTGTAAGTGATGATTTACAGATGAAAGCAATAGCTAATCACTATACTTTAAAACAGACATTAGAACTAGCTATTAACTCAGGAGTAAATATTTTAGTCTTTGGAAATCAGCTTGGAGATACAGAGCTTGAAACAATAGTTAATACAACCTATGAGTTAATAGAAGAAAAGAGAATACCCCTTTCAAAGATTATTGAATCAAATAGACTAATCAATAATCTTTTCTTGCCCAATCCTGTATAA
- a CDS encoding GGDEF domain-containing protein, with amino-acid sequence MEKNINSIVKDALINLKKKGIDATPNEYHKEFCKVSKTYNLSVTECEQFKELVSKLSKNEQIEIEAKGIQTFEDMIPILLNRVSKDNVNTLAKLFQEAVTPSISIDVDENLKNFSIKIGNSPALLFEEDIQKEMQEFITKRFEADKKVVKQKTSDIAKLLTLMGQYFNDAIHSSGKGSQEVSNIKTQIESIDMQKSTGFEELTELQTKLIDAALTIESEMSNVGEKLNSGRTEVEALEQKIKKLEQELDKTKEKSTKDHLTGVLTRGAYEEAIKKIESEFDRNNTQYAIIFFDLDHFKKINDNYGHQAGDIILSTFAKVLNKNTREFDVVGRYGGEEFVAIVHFNLKRELLKYLKRIKTIINDNDFIYKKDKIHVTFSAGVAIRNNHLSYENAIQKADVLLYEAKEGGRNKIIIEDGTVI; translated from the coding sequence ATGGAAAAAAATATAAATAGCATTGTAAAAGACGCATTAATTAACCTAAAGAAAAAAGGTATTGATGCTACTCCAAATGAATATCATAAAGAGTTTTGCAAGGTTTCTAAAACTTACAATCTGTCAGTTACAGAGTGTGAGCAGTTTAAAGAGCTAGTTAGCAAACTTAGTAAAAATGAACAAATCGAGATTGAAGCAAAAGGTATACAAACTTTTGAAGATATGATTCCTATTTTACTAAATAGAGTATCAAAGGACAATGTAAATACTTTAGCCAAGCTATTCCAAGAAGCAGTTACACCATCAATTAGTATTGATGTAGATGAAAACCTAAAAAACTTCTCTATAAAAATAGGAAACTCCCCTGCTTTATTATTTGAAGAAGATATTCAAAAAGAGATGCAAGAGTTTATTACAAAAAGATTTGAAGCTGATAAAAAAGTAGTTAAACAAAAGACTTCTGATATTGCTAAACTACTTACACTTATGGGACAGTACTTTAATGATGCTATTCATAGTAGTGGAAAAGGTTCACAAGAAGTTTCTAATATCAAAACTCAAATTGAATCAATTGATATGCAAAAATCAACTGGTTTTGAAGAGCTTACAGAACTTCAAACAAAACTTATTGATGCTGCACTAACTATTGAAAGTGAGATGTCTAATGTTGGAGAAAAGTTAAACTCAGGAAGAACAGAAGTTGAAGCTTTAGAACAAAAGATAAAAAAACTTGAACAAGAGCTAGATAAAACAAAAGAGAAAAGTACGAAAGACCACTTAACAGGTGTTTTAACTAGAGGAGCCTATGAAGAAGCTATCAAAAAAATAGAGAGTGAATTTGATAGAAATAATACACAATATGCAATTATATTCTTTGATTTAGACCACTTCAAAAAAATAAATGACAACTATGGACACCAAGCAGGAGATATTATACTTTCTACTTTTGCAAAGGTTTTAAATAAAAACACAAGAGAGTTTGATGTTGTAGGAAGATATGGTGGTGAAGAGTTTGTTGCAATTGTTCACTTCAATCTAAAAAGAGAACTTCTTAAATATTTAAAAAGAATAAAAACAATCATCAATGACAATGACTTTATTTATAAAAAAGATAAGATTCATGTAACTTTCTCTGCAGGAGTTGCTATTAGAAACAACCACCTATCATATGAAAATGCTATTCAAAAAGCAGATGTACTTTTATATGAAGCAAAAGAAGGTGGAAGAAATAAGATTATAATTGAAGATGGTACAGTTATTTAA